Proteins from one Ricinus communis isolate WT05 ecotype wild-type chromosome 9, ASM1957865v1, whole genome shotgun sequence genomic window:
- the LOC8261343 gene encoding probable sugar phosphate/phosphate translocator At3g17430 isoform X1 produces the protein MIINKPLVLTYLYLLIYILLSSTVILYNKWVLSPKYFNFPLPITLTMIHMAFSGVVAFFLVRVFKVVAPVKMTFEIYATCVVPISAFFAASLWFGNTAYLYISVAFIQMLKALMPVATFIMAVMCGTDKARCDVFLNMLLVSVGVVISSYGEIHFNVVGTVYQVTGIFAEALRLVLTQVLLQKKGLTLNPVTSLYYIAPCSFVFLFVPWYLLEKSEMEVSQIQFNFWIFFSNALSALALNFSIFLVIGRTGAVTIRVAGVLKDWILIALSTIIFPESTITGLNITGYAIALCGVVMYNYLKVKDVRASQLPETIPERITKDWKLEKKSSDIFTPTNNSDNNGVGGGGISSDLKVDEEAPLISSRLSHIGRSQLSNHAA, from the exons ATGATCATCAACAAGCCTCTCGTTTTGACTTATCTCTACCTTTTGATCTACATTCTGCTCTCTTCCACCGTAATCTTGTATAACAAG TGGGTCCTTTCACCAAAATATTTCAACTTTCCTTTACCCATCACTCTCACAATGATCCATATGGCGTTTTCAGGGGTAGTCGCCTTTTTTCTTGTTCGTGTATTCAAG GTCGTTGCACCAGTGAAGATGACTTTTGAAAT ATATGCAACATGTGTAGTACCAATAAGTGCCTTCTTTGCTGCAAGTCTTTG GTTTGGTAACACTGCTTATTTGTACATTTCGGTGGCCTTCATCCAGATGCTTAAAGCTTTGA TGCCAGTGGCGACTTTTATCATGGCTGTTATGTGTGGCACTGACAAAGCAAGATGTGATGTATTCTTAAACATGCTGCTGGTCAGTGTTGGAGTTGTCATCTCCTCATATGGGGAAATTCATTTTAATGTTGTTGGCACAGTTTACCAAGTCACTGGAATCTTTGCAGAAGCACTTAGGCTGGTTTTAACCCAAGTTCTTCTTCAGAAAAAAGGCTTGACCCTAAATCCTGTTACCAGCTTATATTACATAGCTCCATGCAG CTTTGTCTTTTTGTTTGTGCCTTGGTATTTATTGGAGAAGTCTGAGATGGAAGTTTCACAGATTCAGTTCAATTTCTGGATCTTCTTCTCCAATGCTCTTTCTGCACTGGCCTTGAACTTCTCAATATTTTTAGTGATTGGTAGAACTGGAGCAGTTACCATAAGGGTTGCTGGTGTTCTAAAAGACTGGATACTGATAGCCCTATCGACTATTATATTTCCAGAGTCCACAATAACGGGGCTAAATATAACTGGCTATGCAATTG CGCTTTGTGGTGTTGTTATGTACAATTACTTGAAGGTTAAGGATGTACGTGCCTCTCAGCTGCCTGAAACTATTCCAGAAAGAATTACAAAG GATTGGAAGTTGGAGAAGAAGTCATCTGATATATTCACTCCTACCAACAACAGTGATAACAATGGAGTTGGTGGAGGTGGTATTTCTTCTGACTTAAAGGTTGACGAAGAAGCTCCTCTAATATCATCAAGGCTGTCGCACATCGGTCGTTCACAACTAAGCAACCATGCTGCATGA
- the LOC8261343 gene encoding probable sugar phosphate/phosphate translocator At3g17430 isoform X2: MTFEIYATCVVPISAFFAASLWFGNTAYLYISVAFIQMLKALMPVATFIMAVMCGTDKARCDVFLNMLLVSVGVVISSYGEIHFNVVGTVYQVTGIFAEALRLVLTQVLLQKKGLTLNPVTSLYYIAPCSFVFLFVPWYLLEKSEMEVSQIQFNFWIFFSNALSALALNFSIFLVIGRTGAVTIRVAGVLKDWILIALSTIIFPESTITGLNITGYAIALCGVVMYNYLKVKDVRASQLPETIPERITKDWKLEKKSSDIFTPTNNSDNNGVGGGGISSDLKVDEEAPLISSRLSHIGRSQLSNHAA; this comes from the exons ATGACTTTTGAAAT ATATGCAACATGTGTAGTACCAATAAGTGCCTTCTTTGCTGCAAGTCTTTG GTTTGGTAACACTGCTTATTTGTACATTTCGGTGGCCTTCATCCAGATGCTTAAAGCTTTGA TGCCAGTGGCGACTTTTATCATGGCTGTTATGTGTGGCACTGACAAAGCAAGATGTGATGTATTCTTAAACATGCTGCTGGTCAGTGTTGGAGTTGTCATCTCCTCATATGGGGAAATTCATTTTAATGTTGTTGGCACAGTTTACCAAGTCACTGGAATCTTTGCAGAAGCACTTAGGCTGGTTTTAACCCAAGTTCTTCTTCAGAAAAAAGGCTTGACCCTAAATCCTGTTACCAGCTTATATTACATAGCTCCATGCAG CTTTGTCTTTTTGTTTGTGCCTTGGTATTTATTGGAGAAGTCTGAGATGGAAGTTTCACAGATTCAGTTCAATTTCTGGATCTTCTTCTCCAATGCTCTTTCTGCACTGGCCTTGAACTTCTCAATATTTTTAGTGATTGGTAGAACTGGAGCAGTTACCATAAGGGTTGCTGGTGTTCTAAAAGACTGGATACTGATAGCCCTATCGACTATTATATTTCCAGAGTCCACAATAACGGGGCTAAATATAACTGGCTATGCAATTG CGCTTTGTGGTGTTGTTATGTACAATTACTTGAAGGTTAAGGATGTACGTGCCTCTCAGCTGCCTGAAACTATTCCAGAAAGAATTACAAAG GATTGGAAGTTGGAGAAGAAGTCATCTGATATATTCACTCCTACCAACAACAGTGATAACAATGGAGTTGGTGGAGGTGGTATTTCTTCTGACTTAAAGGTTGACGAAGAAGCTCCTCTAATATCATCAAGGCTGTCGCACATCGGTCGTTCACAACTAAGCAACCATGCTGCATGA